In Falco naumanni isolate bFalNau1 chromosome 5, bFalNau1.pat, whole genome shotgun sequence, the following are encoded in one genomic region:
- the COPS7A gene encoding COP9 signalosome complex subunit 7a, which yields MAAEGKVTGQSQEQFLLLAKAARGAALASLIHQVLEAPGIYVFGELLDMPAVRELADSEFSPVFRLLTIFAYGTYADYLAEAANLPPLTEAQKNKLRHLSVVTLAAKIKCIPYSVLLEQLQLKNVRQLEDLVIEAVYADVLRGSLDQRNQRLEVDYSIGRDIRREELSTITRTLQEWCHGCEVVLSGIEEQVSRANQHKEQQLALKQQIESEVANLKKTIKVTTAAAAAATSQDPEQHLTELREPAPGTNQRQASKKTSKAKGLRGSAKIWSKSN from the exons ATGGCGGCTGAGGGGAAGGTGAcggggcagagccaggagcagttcctgctgctggccaaggcgGCCCGCGGCGCCGCCCTCGCCAGCCTCATCCACCAGGTGCTGGAGGCCCCGGGTATCTACGTGTTCGGGGAGCTGCTGGACATGCCCGCCGTGCGGGAG CTGGCCGACAGCGAGTTCTCCCCCGTGTTCCGCCTCCTGACCATCTTCGCCTACGGCACCTACGCGGACTACCTGG ctgaagcagcaaaCCTCCCTCCCTTGACAGAGGCTCAGAAGAACAAACTGAGGCACCTGTCGGTCGTCACTCTGGCTGCCAAGATCAAG TGCATCCCCTACTCCGTGCTGCTGGAGCAGTTACAGCTGAAGAACGTTCGGCAACTGGAGGACCTCGTGATTGAGGCGGTGTACGCAGATGTGCTGCGAGGGAGCTTGGATCAGCGGAACCAGCGCCTGGAGGTGGATTACAGCATTGGGAGGGACATCCGGAGGGAGGAGCTAAGCACCATCACCCGCACATTGCAGGAGTG GTGCCACGGCTGCGAGGTTGTCTTGTCAGGCATTGAAGAACAGGTTAGCCGGGCCAACCAACATAAAGAGCAACAGCTTGCACTTAAGCAGCAGATAGAGAGCGAG GTGGCAAACCTGAAGAAGACAATAAAAGTGACGACAGCAGCCGCTGCAGCAGCCACATCCCAAGACCCAGAACAGCACCTAACAGAGCTCAGGGAGCCGGCCCCTGGCACCAACCAGCGCCAGGCGAGCAAGAAAACTTCCAAAGCCAAAGG GCTCCGGGGCAGCGCGAAGATTTGGTCTAAATCAAACTAG
- the MLF2 gene encoding myeloid leukemia factor 2 isoform X2 has translation MITPWKQQRPPPPEGSMFRLMRDGEPEDPMFAMDPFAIHRQHMNRMLSGSFGFGPLLGITDGTTPGARQAGRRVQAGAVSPFGMLGMAGGFIDMFGMMNDMIGNMEHMTSGANCQTFTSSTVISYSNLGDGPKVYQETSEMRSAPGGIRETRRTVRDSDSGLEQMSIGHHIRERAHIMQRSRNHRTGDQEERQDYINMDESDAAAFDDEWRRETSRFRPQRGLEYRRHEGSGGRRAEGTRLAIQGPEDSPSRQSRRYDW, from the exons AGGCCGCCCCCGCCCGAGGGAAGCATGTTCCGGCTGATGAGGGATGGCGAGCCGGAGGACCCCATGTTTGCCAT GGACCCTTTTGCCATCCACCGGCAGCACATGAACCGCATGCTTTCTGGAAGTTTCGGGTTCGGCCCGCTCCTTGGCATCACTGATGGGACCACGCCTGGGGCTCGCCAGGCTGGCCGTAGGGTGCAG gcaggagctgtttCACCCTTTGGGATGCTCGGCATG gCAGGTGGCTTTATAGATATGTTTGGGATGATGAACGACATGATTGGAAACATG GAGCATATGACAAGCGGTGCTAACTGCCAGACATTTACCTCCTCAACTGTCATCTCCTATTCCAACCTGGGTGATGGACCCAAAGTGTATCAGGAGACCTCAGAGATGCGTTCAGCACCTGGCGGG ATCCGCGAGACCAGGCGGACCGTAAGGGACTCTGACAGCGGCTTGGAACAAATGTCAATTGGACACCACATCAGGGAGCGGGCCCACATCATGCAGCGGTCCCGGAACCATCGCACGGGTGAccaggaggagaggcaggacTACATCAACATGGATGAAA GTGATGCAGCCGCGTTTGATGACGAGTGGAGGCGAGAGACGTCCCGGTTCCGGCCGCAGCGGGGGCTGGAATACCGGCGTCACGAAGGCAGCGGCGGCCGTCGGGCTGAAGGGACTCGCCTTGCGATCCAGGGCCCTGAGGATTCTCCCTCTAGACAGTCCCGTCGGTATGACTGGTGA
- the LOC121089578 gene encoding PILR alpha-associated neural protein isoform X2: MEPSAWMPPLLSCIHSLQLWHLLLLVLAVPPPGVWSLRSRGPAATRPLCTRRSPSAPRSICIWDRTSLPERDARFALPRQRSLPPRGGELRHVVRLRRQAAGVRPATPSGFEDGMPSSQYPWAIVWGPTVSDEDGGDTNSANPGFPPLGYTFVSPHGMATAQPNSHSLLHNAGLNLRETPATLRPFLFGPRGEGVDPQLYVTITISIIIVLVATGIIFKFCWDRNQKRRRHSGQQSGGRQQESQQPLTDLSPTTVSILGPYGDSLAPTPEQEESRQGQEKLGGHGKSTAFQLNRIPLVNL; this comes from the exons ATGGAGCCCAGTGCTTG GATGCCTCCACTCCTCTCCTGCATCCACTCCCTGCAGCTTTGGCATCTCCTCCTCCTGGTCCTGGCCGTCCCTCCTCCTGGCGTCTGGTCTCTTCGTTCTCGGGGTCCAGCAGCCACTCGGCCTCTGTGCACCCGTCGGAGCCCCTCAGCCCCACGGTCCATTTGCATTTGGGACAGGACCTCGCTGCCGGAGAGGGATGCTCGCTTTGCCCTGCCACGCCAGCGGTCCCTGCCCCCCCGGGGGGGAGAGCTGCGGCACGTCGTGCGGCTGAGGCGCCAGGCAGCAGGAGTCCGCCCTGCCACCCCCTCTGGCTTTGAGGACGGCATGCCCTCCTCCCAGTACCCCTGGGCCATCGTCTGGGGTCCCACAGTGTCGGATGAGGATGGAGGGGACACCAATTCGGCCAACCCAGGCTTCCCACCGCTGGGATACACCTTTGTGTCACCACACGGGATGGCAACGGCGCAGCCCAACTCCCACTCGCTCCTGCACAATGCGGGACTCAACCTGCGGGAGACCCCGGCCACCCTACGGCCCTTCTTGTTTGGGCCCCGGGGGGAAG GTGTGGACCCCCAGCTGTACGTCACCATCACCATCTCCATCATCATTGTCCTAGTTGCCACCGGGATTATATTCAAATTCTG CTGGGACCGTAACCAGAAGCGCCGGCGTCACTCGGGGCAGCAGAGcggtgggaggcagcaggagagccaGCAGCCCCTCACGGACCTCTCCCCCACCACCGTCAGCATCCTGGGACCCTACGGAGACTCTCTGGCCCCCACACCTGAGCAGGAGGAGTccaggcagggccaggagaAACTGGGGGGCCATGGGAAGAGCACGGCTTTCCAGCTCAACCG AATCCCACTGGTGAACCTGTGA
- the MLF2 gene encoding myeloid leukemia factor 2 isoform X1, with translation MFRLMRDGEPEDPMFAMDPFAIHRQHMNRMLSGSFGFGPLLGITDGTTPGARQAGRRVQAGAVSPFGMLGMAGGFIDMFGMMNDMIGNMEHMTSGANCQTFTSSTVISYSNLGDGPKVYQETSEMRSAPGGIRETRRTVRDSDSGLEQMSIGHHIRERAHIMQRSRNHRTGDQEERQDYINMDESDAAAFDDEWRRETSRFRPQRGLEYRRHEGSGGRRAEGTRLAIQGPEDSPSRQSRRYDW, from the exons ATGTTCCGGCTGATGAGGGATGGCGAGCCGGAGGACCCCATGTTTGCCAT GGACCCTTTTGCCATCCACCGGCAGCACATGAACCGCATGCTTTCTGGAAGTTTCGGGTTCGGCCCGCTCCTTGGCATCACTGATGGGACCACGCCTGGGGCTCGCCAGGCTGGCCGTAGGGTGCAG gcaggagctgtttCACCCTTTGGGATGCTCGGCATG gCAGGTGGCTTTATAGATATGTTTGGGATGATGAACGACATGATTGGAAACATG GAGCATATGACAAGCGGTGCTAACTGCCAGACATTTACCTCCTCAACTGTCATCTCCTATTCCAACCTGGGTGATGGACCCAAAGTGTATCAGGAGACCTCAGAGATGCGTTCAGCACCTGGCGGG ATCCGCGAGACCAGGCGGACCGTAAGGGACTCTGACAGCGGCTTGGAACAAATGTCAATTGGACACCACATCAGGGAGCGGGCCCACATCATGCAGCGGTCCCGGAACCATCGCACGGGTGAccaggaggagaggcaggacTACATCAACATGGATGAAA GTGATGCAGCCGCGTTTGATGACGAGTGGAGGCGAGAGACGTCCCGGTTCCGGCCGCAGCGGGGGCTGGAATACCGGCGTCACGAAGGCAGCGGCGGCCGTCGGGCTGAAGGGACTCGCCTTGCGATCCAGGGCCCTGAGGATTCTCCCTCTAGACAGTCCCGTCGGTATGACTGGTGA
- the LOC121089578 gene encoding PILR alpha-associated neural protein isoform X1 produces the protein MEPSACRMPPLLSCIHSLQLWHLLLLVLAVPPPGVWSLRSRGPAATRPLCTRRSPSAPRSICIWDRTSLPERDARFALPRQRSLPPRGGELRHVVRLRRQAAGVRPATPSGFEDGMPSSQYPWAIVWGPTVSDEDGGDTNSANPGFPPLGYTFVSPHGMATAQPNSHSLLHNAGLNLRETPATLRPFLFGPRGEGVDPQLYVTITISIIIVLVATGIIFKFCWDRNQKRRRHSGQQSGGRQQESQQPLTDLSPTTVSILGPYGDSLAPTPEQEESRQGQEKLGGHGKSTAFQLNRIPLVNL, from the exons ATGGAGCCCAGTGCTTG CAGGATGCCTCCACTCCTCTCCTGCATCCACTCCCTGCAGCTTTGGCATCTCCTCCTCCTGGTCCTGGCCGTCCCTCCTCCTGGCGTCTGGTCTCTTCGTTCTCGGGGTCCAGCAGCCACTCGGCCTCTGTGCACCCGTCGGAGCCCCTCAGCCCCACGGTCCATTTGCATTTGGGACAGGACCTCGCTGCCGGAGAGGGATGCTCGCTTTGCCCTGCCACGCCAGCGGTCCCTGCCCCCCCGGGGGGGAGAGCTGCGGCACGTCGTGCGGCTGAGGCGCCAGGCAGCAGGAGTCCGCCCTGCCACCCCCTCTGGCTTTGAGGACGGCATGCCCTCCTCCCAGTACCCCTGGGCCATCGTCTGGGGTCCCACAGTGTCGGATGAGGATGGAGGGGACACCAATTCGGCCAACCCAGGCTTCCCACCGCTGGGATACACCTTTGTGTCACCACACGGGATGGCAACGGCGCAGCCCAACTCCCACTCGCTCCTGCACAATGCGGGACTCAACCTGCGGGAGACCCCGGCCACCCTACGGCCCTTCTTGTTTGGGCCCCGGGGGGAAG GTGTGGACCCCCAGCTGTACGTCACCATCACCATCTCCATCATCATTGTCCTAGTTGCCACCGGGATTATATTCAAATTCTG CTGGGACCGTAACCAGAAGCGCCGGCGTCACTCGGGGCAGCAGAGcggtgggaggcagcaggagagccaGCAGCCCCTCACGGACCTCTCCCCCACCACCGTCAGCATCCTGGGACCCTACGGAGACTCTCTGGCCCCCACACCTGAGCAGGAGGAGTccaggcagggccaggagaAACTGGGGGGCCATGGGAAGAGCACGGCTTTCCAGCTCAACCG AATCCCACTGGTGAACCTGTGA